The following coding sequences lie in one Nonomuraea muscovyensis genomic window:
- a CDS encoding LPXTG cell wall anchor domain-containing protein, protein MNRWRKALIAASVGMAASAAFVATSAPGQAQASLIAKYLCTGGVAGAPGVEVEAVVTPRLEAGGMLDVNWALRYAGHRQFGSPGFFAKGSTLNLEGVVDITGAWNGQLRPKGFKDQPELLPGDFLDLPEGLSDAGSVRRPGTIRVRPSDLFVRFKPAKGEVMVNDNNAAVTYSAGWTSGGTAEEFGDHLYDLHETSQKDASAKLSFTGTQVAYISRRERDLGPIRVLLDGNAVTDPLVEPGKDRNGIPMTGTSAKEVLWKSPVLKYGPHTIEIVNVEAEKAYMDAFQVTTGEIGEPPTHNEATCKLQGDPGAIELTVPGNSPSPTPTLTPTKSPTPTYTPTHTPTHTGGTTPPAGPTNSYNPGPGENVGVVSVSPRPTRTTTVTATPKSTRTTYVKAQVAKTPKGGVDTGEAPETGGAGSYGLIAGGSMLLMGSATGGLLLRRRRATHAGGAQR, encoded by the coding sequence GTGAATCGGTGGCGCAAGGCGTTGATCGCCGCATCGGTCGGAATGGCCGCATCCGCCGCGTTCGTTGCGACATCCGCCCCCGGCCAGGCCCAAGCCTCGCTGATCGCCAAGTACCTCTGCACGGGCGGAGTCGCCGGGGCGCCTGGCGTCGAGGTGGAGGCCGTAGTCACGCCTCGCCTGGAGGCTGGCGGCATGCTCGACGTCAACTGGGCACTTCGGTATGCAGGCCACAGGCAGTTCGGCTCGCCCGGCTTCTTCGCCAAGGGCTCCACGCTCAACCTGGAGGGCGTGGTCGACATCACCGGTGCCTGGAACGGTCAGCTCAGGCCCAAGGGGTTCAAGGACCAGCCCGAGCTCCTACCGGGCGACTTCCTCGACCTTCCTGAGGGACTGTCCGACGCTGGGTCGGTGCGGCGTCCGGGCACCATCCGCGTCCGGCCGAGCGACCTGTTCGTCAGGTTCAAGCCCGCCAAGGGCGAGGTCATGGTCAACGACAACAACGCGGCCGTCACGTACTCGGCAGGCTGGACCTCCGGCGGTACGGCGGAGGAGTTCGGCGACCATCTCTATGACCTGCATGAGACCAGCCAGAAGGACGCGAGCGCCAAGCTGTCGTTCACCGGCACCCAGGTCGCCTACATCAGCAGGCGCGAGCGGGACCTCGGCCCCATCCGCGTCCTGCTGGACGGCAACGCTGTTACGGACCCGCTGGTCGAGCCGGGTAAGGACAGGAATGGCATCCCGATGACCGGCACCAGTGCCAAGGAAGTGCTCTGGAAGTCGCCCGTGCTGAAGTATGGCCCCCACACGATCGAGATCGTCAACGTCGAGGCCGAGAAGGCCTACATGGACGCGTTCCAGGTGACGACCGGAGAGATCGGCGAGCCCCCGACGCACAACGAGGCCACCTGCAAGCTTCAGGGTGACCCGGGCGCCATCGAGCTGACCGTGCCCGGCAACAGCCCGTCGCCGACCCCGACCCTGACCCCGACGAAGAGTCCCACCCCGACCTACACGCCGACCCACACCCCGACCCACACCGGTGGGACGACGCCTCCGGCCGGGCCCACGAACTCCTACAACCCCGGCCCCGGTGAGAACGTCGGCGTCGTGTCCGTCAGCCCCAGGCCGACCCGGACCACCACCGTGACGGCGACCCCCAAGTCGACCAGAACCACGTACGTCAAGGCGCAGGTGGCCAAGACCCCCAAGGGGGGAGTCGACACCGGTGAGGCGCCGGAGACCGGCGGCGCCGGCTCGTACGGGCTGATCGCGGGCGGTTCGATGCTGCTGATGGGAAGCGCCACCGGCGGGCTGCTGCTGCGACGGCGCCGCGCCACGCATGCGGGAGGAGCGCAGCGATGA